The following coding sequences lie in one Lolium perenne isolate Kyuss_39 chromosome 2, Kyuss_2.0, whole genome shotgun sequence genomic window:
- the LOC127331835 gene encoding BTB/POZ and MATH domain-containing protein 1 — MGTGRTSRGGPSTATPSTAAGRPYPPISAPPHPTPSSNPPPSETASTSVTKTVNGSHHFKIAGYSLAKGIGVGKYIASESFTVGGFEWAIYFYPDGKSAEDGAAYVSLFIALASEGTDVRALFELTLVDQSGKGQDKVHTHFGRSLEGGPYTLKYRGSMWGYKRFFKRSGLETSDYLKDDCLLVNCTVGVVQSHTEGPKIYRIPVPKSNMSQHIGHLLTSGKKTDITFDVDGEMFPAHKVVLAARSPVFRAQLFGPMKDKNMRCITIEDVEAPVFKALLHFMYWDELPDIEELTGLNTTWVSTLMAQHLLAAADRYALERLKLLSELKLCEDVAINTVANTLALAEQHHCYQLKTVCLKFVALPENLKAVMQTDGFDYLQQSCPSLLTELLEYVAKVGEHTVSPCLYSNEVLDGGDANGRRVKPRI, encoded by the exons ATGGGAACCGGCCGAACCAGCCGCGGCGGCCCCTCCACCGCCACCCCCTCCACCGCAGCGGGCCGGCCCTACCCGCCGATCTCCGCCCCACCACACCCCACCCCGTCCTCTAACCCACCCCCCTCCGAGACGGCCTCCACCTCCGTCACCAAGACCGTCAACGGCTCGCACCACTTCAAGATCGCGGGCTACTCGCTGGCCAAGGGGATCGGCGTCGGCAAGTACATCGCCTCCGAGTCCTTCACCGTCGGCGGCTTCGAGTGGGCCATCTACTTCTACCCCGACGGCAAGAGCGCCGAGGACGGCGCCGCCTACGTCTCGCTCTTCATCGCGCTCGCGTCCGAGGGCACCGACGTGCGCGCGCTCTTCGAGCTCACGCTCGTCGACCAGAGCGGCAAGGGCCAGGACAAGGTGCACACGCACTTTGGGAGGTCGCTCGAGGGAGGGCCCTACACGCTAAAGTACCGCGGAAGCATGTG GGGTTACAAACGTTTCTTCAAACGATCTGGCCTGGAAACATCAGATTATCTGAAAGATGATTGCCTTTTAGTGAACTGCACCGTTGGTGTTGTTCAATCACACACTGAAGGACCAAAGATATACAGGATACCAGTGCCAAAGTCAAACATGTCTCAGCATATTGGGCATCTGCTGACTAGTGGGAAGAAAACTGACATCACATTTGATGTCGATGGGGAGATGTTTCCTGCTCACAAGGTGGTACTTGCAGCCCGATCACCAGTTTTTAGGGCCCAGCTTTTTGGGCCCATGAAAGATAAGAACATGAGGTGCATAACAATCGAAGACGTGGAGGCTCCTGTCTTCAAG GCATTGCTTCATTTTATGTACTGGGATGAGTTGCCTGACATAGAAGAGCTTACTGGTCTTAATACAACTTGGGTGTCCACTTTGATGGCCCAGCACTTGCTTGCAGCTGCGGATCGTTATGCTTTGGAGAGACTAAAATTGCTCTCTGAACTCAAGCTATGCGAAGATGTTGCAATAAACACGGTCGCAAACACATTGGCGCTGGCGGAACAGCACCACTGTTATCAACTAAAAACTGTTTGCTTAAAATTTGTGGCTTTGCCTGAGAATTTGAAAG CCGTCATGCAAACCGATGGATTCGATTATTTGCAGCAAAGCTGCCCATCCCTTCTGACTGAGCTCCTTGAGTATGTGGCCAAGGTAGGAGAGCACACGGTGAGCCCTTGCTTATATTCAAATGAAGTCCTGGATGGCGGCGATGCAAATGGAAGACGTGTGAAACCAAGAATCTAA